The nucleotide sequence GCACCTGGTCGACTCCGGAAGGGTCAAGGCTGGTGCTCGATCTGAATCACAAGGCCTCATTCACGGAAACGCTCTTGCGCAATCCGGATCGTGTCGTCATTGAGGTCACCAATACGATCCTCGGAAAATCTTCCCGGCAGCGCGTCTCGGGCGGCACCATTCCGCAATCGTTTCACATCGTCCAAAGTCGGCCCCGCGTCGTCACGATTACCGTACCGCGCACTCAGGGCGTCAAATACAAAGCCTTTGCGCTGACGAATCCGGATCGTCTCGTCATCGATCTGTACCAGAAATCAAAAGATCAGATCCGGCAAATTGGTGACACTTCCTCCACCTCGTCCCCGGCCCCCGCCATGGCGCTGCCGACGCCGCCGACCATTCCAAGCCCCACAGTCACGGAACCAATCCGGCCAGCTGCACCGAAACCGGCGGCGCCGACCCAGACGATCGTCATCGACCCCGGGCACGGCGGCAAAGATCCGGGCACCATCGGACAACATGGCACGACCGAAAAGGATGTGACCCTAAAAGTGGCGGTCCTGCTGAAGGAGCTGCTGGGCACCTTACCCAACACGCGCGTCCTCATGACCCGCGATCGCGACGCATTCATCGAACTGGAAGATCGGGCCAAGTTTGCGAACGGCAAAAACGCGGATCTCTTCATCTCGATCCATGTCAACTCACACCCGCACAAAGGCGTGCGCGGGCTGGAAATCTACCACTTCGGTGAAGCGAAGGATCAACGGGCGCTGGAAGTCGCGGCCCGGGAAAACGGGACGCCGCTGAACAGCACCGGACTCGGCGTGGAGTACATCCTTGCAGATCTTCTGACCACCAAAAAAATCGAGCATTCACAAGAACTGGCCTGGACCGCCAAGCAGGCCATGGTGACGAATCTCAACGGGCGCTACAGCACGATCGACCATGGCGTGAAGACGGCGCCGTTCTATGTGCTTCGCTTCACGACCATGCCCAGTATCCTTGCAGAAATTGCGTTTATGTCGAACCCTGCCGAGGAAGAGCAGATGCGTTCGCAACCCTTCCTGGCCCATATCGCAGAATCAATTTTCGAAGGCGTCAAAACCTACCTCCGCACCAACTCCTCCAGATGACAGGCATCGCTCCGTTACGCTAGAGTGCCCCCGTTTGGCTCTACCCACGCGATGACCACATTCAAACTCGTTCTCGAGTATGACGGGACGCACTATGCCGGCTGGCAACGCCAGCTGAACGTGCCGACCATCCAGGAAGCGGTGGAAGCAGCGTTGGCGGCGATTGCCCAAACACGGCTCACCATCGTCGGAGCCGGCCGTACCGACGCGGGCGTACACGCCTTGGGACAGGTCGCCAGCTTTCGCACCGACCGCGGCCTCTCGGAGCGCGAGTGGCGACGGGCGTTGAACGCCCACCTCCCTGCCGACATCAGCGTCCTGTCGGTTGCCGAAGTCGCCGATGATTTTCACGCGCGCTATTCCGCCAAGGGCAAGTTGTACGAATATCATGTGCTGAATCGCGCAGAGCGCGCGCCGCTGCTCCGTGACCGTGCCTGGATGCTCTACAAACCCCTCAACCTATCCGCCATGATGGAAGCGACCGCCTGCCTACTCGGCCGACAGGACTTTTCCTCCTTCGAAACCGCCCCAACCGAGAATGAAAACCCGCAGTGCCATGTGCAGCAGGTCGAGCTCCGCCGGCAGGGAGACCTGATTGTCTGCTCGTTGTATGCCGACCGCTTTCTCAAGCAAATGGTTCGCTCGATCGTGGGCACCCTGGTTGAAGTCGGCCAAGGCAAACGGGCAGCCGGGAATATGACGGACGTGCTGGCAGCCCGCACCCGCACCGCGGCAGGCCGAACCGCTCCTGCCCATGGCTTGTATCTGGTACGAGTGGACTATGCGGATGCACCGCTCATCGATCCTCCGTAGGGAACTCTCCCTGTGAGACAGGGACGCCGGCATTTGCTATAGTGCCGCCGATAATCCTCTCCACCTTTACAAGGAGCCCCCGATGAAACACCTGACCACCGCCCTGTTCTCTCTTCTGCTGGCCGCCGCACTGATCACCCCGCAACTGAGTTTCGCGGGAGCGCAACAGAACAAGATGAAAACCTGCAACGCCGACGCGGACGCCAAGGGGCTGAGCGGGGAGGGCAAGGGTGAAGACCGCAAAGCGTTCATGAAGGAATGTTTATCGGCCAAGCCGGCGAAGGCCGCGGCAGGCACGTCTCAGCAGAACAAAATGGCAACCTGTAACAAGGAAGCGAAGGCCAAAAATCTGGCGGGTGACGAACGGAAGAAATTCATGAAGAGCTGTCTGTCGAACTAGACGATGCGAGGTACTCCGGCGACGTCCGCACAGCGCTGCCGGAGTACGCGTCTGAAATCCAGGGGCTTGCGTTCTATTCGTAGTGCTCGATGGGCGTGTAATCCGATCGACTGTTAGACCCGTTCGATCAAACACACGGCTTGAGCGGCGATCGCCTCTTCACGTCCGACCGCATCCAACCCTTCCCCACTCTTGACCTTCACATTGACAAGATCCGAGTCTACCTGCAGCACGCCGGCGATGATCTTTTGCATCGCGGCCAGATGCGGGCTCAACCGGGGCGCCTGGGCGATGATGGTACTGTCCACATTGGCCAATCGATAGCCCTTAGTCCGCAATTTCTCGACGACGTCTTCCAGCAACTTCAAGCTGGAAATATTCTTGAACCGTTGATCTGAACTCGGGTAGTGACGACCGAGATCCCCTTCCCCCATGGCGCCCAAGAGGGCATCACACATGGCATGCACGAGGGCGTCGGAATCCGAATGCCCCTGCAAACCCTTGTGATGCGGAATCTCAAGTCCGCCGAGAATCAACTTGCGCCCTGCCACCAACGGATGAATATCCCATCCACACCCCACGCGTACCGCCGTCATACTGTACTCCTCGCCGCCGCCCGTGCACGGAGAATGGCTTCCCCGATCACGAGATCTTCCGGCCTTGTGACTTTAATATTCTCCCCGCTGCCCTCGACCACAACGACCCGCTTTCCGAGCATCTCGACGAGATGCGCATCATCCGTCGCCTGCACACCGCTCAACAGACCCTTCCGATGTGCTTCCTCCAGCCATTCACGGCGAAAGGCTTGCGGGGTTTGCGCAAGCCAGAGCGGCCCGCGATCCACCGTCCGTTCGATGACTCCACCGCTCCCGACGTATTTCACCGTGTCTCGCATCGGAAGGGCGATGATCGCAGCCCCATGTTCAACGGCAGCGGCCACCACCTGCCTGATCATACTCTCCGTCAAAAATGGCCGGACCGCATCGTGTACGAGGACAATCTCCGTCTCGGGATCCACCTCCGCCAGGGCATGACGCACGGAATCCTGACGCTGCTCCCCGCCCGGCACCACCTTGGTAACCTTGGGGAATTCGCCCGTCGCCACAATGTGATCGAGGCAGTATTGGCGTTCAGATTGGGGGACAGCGAGAATAATCTCGTGGATCACCGGGGAAGCCTGGAGCACGGTGAGAGACTGCGCCAAAATGGGCCGGCCACCGAGCGCGAGAAACTGCTTCGGGATGTGGCCTCCCATCCGAAGGCCGCGACCGGCCGCGGGCACCAGAGCCACGGTTCGCGGGCTCTTGTGCACCGGCGCCGGCTTAGGAGCAGACACTGATCGACTCACGGAGAATGGAGCCGGAATCGAGGCGGCGATGCGGGTAACTGAGCCAAGCCGGTCCCGCGCCCCTCTTCATCGCGTTGTTACCCACGTGCGACTTGATACTCCTCCCGCTCGGACTCTTCTTTCAGGCGCGTGAAAATCATGCGTCCCGCCGTCGTTTGGAGCACGCTGGTGACCGTCACATCCACATTGCGGCCGATACAGCGCCGGGCGTTATCCACGACGATCATCGTGCCGTCATCCAGATAGGCCACGCCCTGTCCGGCTTCCTTGCCTTCTTTCAACACAAAGACGCGAATCGTCTCTCCGGGAAGCACCACCGGTCGCAGCGCGTTGCAGAGTTCGTTGATATTCAACACGCGAACACCTTGCAGTTCGGCCACCTTATTCAGATTCAAATCATTGGTGACGATTCGTCCGCCCACCTTCTTGGCCAACACGACGAGTTTGGCATCGACTTCTTTGACGTGAGGGAAATCCTCCTCGACGATACGCACATCCACGTCGGGCATCTTCTGTATTTTGTTCAGGATATCCAACCCGCGGCGACCGCGTGCGCGCTTGAGCGAGTCCGATGAATCCGCGATATGTTGCAACTCATTCAAGATGAAATGCGGCACCAGAAATGGGCCTTCGAGGAAACCGGTTTCGCACAAATCCGCGACCCGGCCGTCGA is from Nitrospira sp. and encodes:
- the ispD gene encoding 2-C-methyl-D-erythritol 4-phosphate cytidylyltransferase, producing MALVPAAGRGLRMGGHIPKQFLALGGRPILAQSLTVLQASPVIHEIILAVPQSERQYCLDHIVATGEFPKVTKVVPGGEQRQDSVRHALAEVDPETEIVLVHDAVRPFLTESMIRQVVAAAVEHGAAIIALPMRDTVKYVGSGGVIERTVDRGPLWLAQTPQAFRREWLEEAHRKGLLSGVQATDDAHLVEMLGKRVVVVEGSGENIKVTRPEDLVIGEAILRARAAARSTV
- a CDS encoding 2-C-methyl-D-erythritol 2,4-cyclodiphosphate synthase; this encodes MTAVRVGCGWDIHPLVAGRKLILGGLEIPHHKGLQGHSDSDALVHAMCDALLGAMGEGDLGRHYPSSDQRFKNISSLKLLEDVVEKLRTKGYRLANVDSTIIAQAPRLSPHLAAMQKIIAGVLQVDSDLVNVKVKSGEGLDAVGREEAIAAQAVCLIERV
- a CDS encoding phosphate starvation-inducible protein PsiF; this encodes MKHLTTALFSLLLAAALITPQLSFAGAQQNKMKTCNADADAKGLSGEGKGEDRKAFMKECLSAKPAKAAAGTSQQNKMATCNKEAKAKNLAGDERKKFMKSCLSN
- a CDS encoding N-acetylmuramoyl-L-alanine amidase — translated: MGPSRWEALRLPSLTRLLRISLLLTVAWCVAGTMSVAAADIPSEPSWPVMPQLADEPAPHFLRIKQEQAGNSRYPLVVRDLRTWSTPEGSRLVLDLNHKASFTETLLRNPDRVVIEVTNTILGKSSRQRVSGGTIPQSFHIVQSRPRVVTITVPRTQGVKYKAFALTNPDRLVIDLYQKSKDQIRQIGDTSSTSSPAPAMALPTPPTIPSPTVTEPIRPAAPKPAAPTQTIVIDPGHGGKDPGTIGQHGTTEKDVTLKVAVLLKELLGTLPNTRVLMTRDRDAFIELEDRAKFANGKNADLFISIHVNSHPHKGVRGLEIYHFGEAKDQRALEVAARENGTPLNSTGLGVEYILADLLTTKKIEHSQELAWTAKQAMVTNLNGRYSTIDHGVKTAPFYVLRFTTMPSILAEIAFMSNPAEEEQMRSQPFLAHIAESIFEGVKTYLRTNSSR
- the truA gene encoding tRNA pseudouridine(38-40) synthase TruA, whose protein sequence is MTTFKLVLEYDGTHYAGWQRQLNVPTIQEAVEAALAAIAQTRLTIVGAGRTDAGVHALGQVASFRTDRGLSEREWRRALNAHLPADISVLSVAEVADDFHARYSAKGKLYEYHVLNRAERAPLLRDRAWMLYKPLNLSAMMEATACLLGRQDFSSFETAPTENENPQCHVQQVELRRQGDLIVCSLYADRFLKQMVRSIVGTLVEVGQGKRAAGNMTDVLAARTRTAAGRTAPAHGLYLVRVDYADAPLIDPP
- a CDS encoding TRAM domain-containing protein, with the translated sequence MVARAIFVLLSALAGLALFLRAQDPSREFLLVGLGMGAVAGGLILAGEYALRRLSFGIIVGGAIGLAGGLVLTGLVEWVGSAVFDVETFLFHIGGLVFLLGFPYLGLAMGARFGNEQFPSVHQGASSSMASTGCLKVLDTSVIIDGRVADLCETGFLEGPFLVPHFILNELQHIADSSDSLKRARGRRGLDILNKIQKMPDVDVRIVEEDFPHVKEVDAKLVVLAKKVGGRIVTNDLNLNKVAELQGVRVLNINELCNALRPVVLPGETIRVFVLKEGKEAGQGVAYLDDGTMIVVDNARRCIGRNVDVTVTSVLQTTAGRMIFTRLKEESEREEYQVARG